In SAR202 cluster bacterium, one DNA window encodes the following:
- the gatA gene encoding Asp-tRNA(Asn)/Glu-tRNA(Gln) amidotransferase subunit GatA: protein MNKSELPYLSATELSKLMRSKKVSPVEAAEAYLERIDKINPKVHAYITVTGDIALKQARQAEKEITKGNWRGPMHGVPYAMKDQIWTKGIRTTNASDVLKDFVPDDDATVVTKLRDAGAVMLGKLNLAEFAGGGIFKFPYGQPRNPWNLEHITGGSSTGSGAATAAYLCATSLGEDTGGSIRSPASFCGLVGLRPTWSRISQHGLFRSAWSMDTIGPISRTVEDCAMTLEAIAGNDSKDPYSSNQSVPAYAKQLNGKIKGTRVGIVKELLYDESIEPVVRKGVLGVAKKLKELGCEVEEVSVPTLDAGHSYLIQLAFNPAEVSSLYRHHILNKLDDFNYDVQVRLLLGAIWPAQWYYKGQRLREQLRSQVLAAFQKYDVLIGATDTCVAPKITPGKMPGSKEKMKESVVSPVFQTVGFALASVPAMSVPCGFTSDKPGGLPLSFQIGGRPFDEAAMLNVAYAYEQSTGWHKRRPPI from the coding sequence ATGAACAAGTCCGAGCTGCCCTATCTTTCGGCCACCGAGCTTTCGAAGCTGATGCGCTCCAAGAAGGTGTCGCCTGTCGAAGCGGCGGAGGCTTACCTGGAGCGCATCGACAAGATAAACCCAAAAGTCCACGCCTATATAACCGTCACAGGCGATATTGCCCTCAAGCAGGCGCGGCAGGCGGAGAAAGAGATTACGAAGGGCAACTGGCGCGGCCCTATGCACGGCGTCCCTTATGCGATGAAGGACCAGATCTGGACCAAAGGTATCCGCACCACCAATGCCTCCGATGTTCTGAAAGACTTTGTGCCAGATGACGATGCCACCGTGGTGACGAAGCTGCGGGACGCCGGCGCTGTCATGCTGGGCAAGCTGAACCTGGCGGAGTTTGCCGGCGGCGGCATCTTCAAGTTTCCATACGGCCAGCCTCGAAACCCCTGGAACCTGGAACACATCACCGGCGGCTCCAGCACCGGCTCCGGCGCGGCCACGGCGGCGTATCTGTGCGCTACGTCCCTGGGCGAGGATACGGGCGGTTCGATACGCTCACCGGCGTCTTTCTGTGGGCTGGTGGGGCTGCGACCCACGTGGAGCCGTATAAGCCAGCACGGCCTTTTTCGCTCCGCCTGGTCTATGGACACCATCGGCCCTATATCGCGGACGGTGGAAGACTGCGCGATGACCTTGGAGGCCATCGCGGGCAACGACTCCAAGGACCCGTATAGCAGCAACCAGTCTGTGCCCGCTTACGCTAAGCAATTAAACGGAAAGATTAAGGGCACTCGAGTAGGCATCGTTAAAGAGCTTCTTTATGACGAGTCCATCGAGCCGGTGGTTAGGAAGGGAGTGCTGGGCGTCGCCAAGAAACTGAAGGAGCTGGGCTGCGAGGTGGAGGAGGTGTCGGTGCCGACGCTGGACGCGGGCCACTCTTATCTAATCCAACTGGCCTTTAACCCGGCGGAGGTGTCGTCTCTGTACCGTCATCACATATTGAACAAGCTGGACGATTTTAATTACGACGTCCAGGTGCGGCTGCTCTTAGGCGCTATATGGCCTGCCCAGTGGTACTACAAAGGGCAGCGCTTGCGCGAGCAGCTCCGCTCCCAGGTGCTGGCCGCGTTCCAAAAGTACGACGTGCTAATCGGGGCCACCGACACGTGCGTCGCGCCAAAGATTACTCCCGGGAAGATGCCCGGCAGCAAGGAAAAGATGAAAGAGTCCGTGGTGTCGCCCGTGTTCCAGACGGTAGGCTTCGCGCTGGCGAGCGTTCCCGCCATGAGCGTGCCTTGCGGGTTTACTTCAGATAAGCCGGGCGGGCTGCCGCTGTCTTTCCAGATAGGCGGACGACCCTTCGACGAAGCTGCCATGCTGAACGTGGCATACGCTTATGAACAGTCGACAGGGTGGCATAAGCGAAGGCCGCCGATTTAG
- a CDS encoding 6-bladed beta-propeller has product MQTIITKGRIYNYDYTIGRNGEAGTGFRYPIDLALGSERRLYVLNRGDEYTNSQRVSVLTMDEEFITDIGCIGEEKGQFMWPSALAIDSRGNVYVADEWLNRINIFDRDGKSLGHWGKPGVKPGQLQGPSGLAFDAHDNLYVTEEHTHRVQVFTAEGKPLRHWGSQGAGQGQFNRPWGVTVDSRGDVYVADWKNHRIQKFDAEGKPLAVIGAPGQGPGLLNHPTDVAVDKDGDIYVVDWWNSKLEVFDSYGGPLASFVGNSERLSKWAQVIVNASPDIQKARMRVRSLEPEYRFYRPQAVLVDDQGHVLVADTLRCRIQVYKKESNWTSIQFNL; this is encoded by the coding sequence ATGCAAACTATAATCACCAAAGGCCGCATCTATAACTATGACTACACCATCGGCCGCAACGGCGAGGCCGGTACCGGCTTTCGCTACCCCATCGACCTCGCCTTGGGCTCGGAACGCCGCCTCTACGTCCTCAATCGCGGCGACGAGTACACCAACTCCCAGCGCGTCTCCGTCCTAACGATGGACGAGGAGTTCATCACCGACATCGGCTGCATCGGCGAGGAGAAGGGCCAGTTCATGTGGCCTTCCGCCCTGGCCATCGACAGCCGCGGCAACGTCTATGTGGCCGACGAGTGGCTGAACCGTATCAACATCTTTGACAGGGACGGCAAGTCGTTGGGCCACTGGGGCAAGCCCGGCGTAAAACCCGGCCAGCTTCAAGGCCCCTCCGGCCTGGCCTTCGACGCCCACGACAACCTCTACGTCACCGAGGAGCACACCCACCGAGTCCAGGTGTTCACCGCCGAAGGCAAGCCCCTCCGCCATTGGGGCAGCCAGGGCGCCGGCCAGGGCCAGTTCAATCGGCCCTGGGGCGTCACCGTGGACTCCAGGGGCGACGTTTACGTCGCCGACTGGAAGAACCATCGCATCCAGAAGTTCGACGCCGAGGGTAAGCCCCTGGCCGTCATCGGCGCCCCCGGCCAAGGCCCCGGCCTCCTCAACCACCCCACCGACGTGGCCGTGGACAAGGACGGCGACATCTACGTAGTCGATTGGTGGAACAGCAAGCTGGAGGTCTTCGACAGCTATGGTGGGCCCCTCGCCAGCTTCGTCGGCAACTCGGAGCGGCTGTCCAAGTGGGCGCAGGTCATCGTCAACGCCAGCCCGGACATTCAGAAGGCCCGGATGCGGGTCCGCAGCCTGGAGCCTGAGTACCGCTTCTATCGTCCCCAGGCCGTCCTAGTTGACGACCAGGGCCACGTCCTGGTCGCCGACACGCTGCGGTGCCGTATACAGGTGTACAAGAAAGAGTCCAACTGGACGTCCATCCAGTTTAACCTCTAG
- a CDS encoding (2Fe-2S)-binding protein, giving the protein MNLTVNGRRRRIKAAHHWTLLDLLRDSLDLTGAKRGCDRGECGACTVLLDGQPVYACQMLALQAKGHEITTVEALSQDGALHPLQQAMLEADSGQCGYCTPGFVMSAYALLQRNPSPTEPAIREALAGNICRCNAYGRIIAGVQAAALAVRHSGGGRAS; this is encoded by the coding sequence ATAAACCTGACGGTCAACGGCCGGCGTCGGCGAATTAAAGCCGCCCACCACTGGACCCTCCTGGACCTCCTCCGCGACTCCCTGGACCTTACCGGCGCCAAACGCGGCTGCGACCGCGGTGAGTGCGGCGCCTGCACCGTCCTCCTCGACGGCCAGCCCGTCTACGCCTGCCAGATGCTGGCCCTCCAGGCTAAAGGCCACGAAATCACTACCGTCGAAGCCCTGTCCCAAGACGGCGCACTCCACCCCCTTCAGCAGGCGATGCTCGAGGCCGACTCAGGCCAGTGCGGCTACTGCACTCCCGGCTTCGTGATGTCCGCCTACGCCCTCCTCCAGCGCAACCCCAGCCCCACCGAGCCCGCCATCCGAGAAGCCCTGGCCGGCAACATCTGCCGCTGCAATGCTTATGGCAGGATCATCGCGGGCGTCCAGGCCGCCGCCCTTGCGGTACGTCATTCCGGCGGAGGCCGAGCATCCTAA
- a CDS encoding sterol desaturase family protein: MNSFTGSELVIAFIAAFAATLVYGSFLEWIFHRYFMHLPTWGVTHFFKGHAKVHHKIYQGDTSYAVGDRDPQEVTLAWWAMPIIPIVHIPFMIVLYFQFGMSAAVGMFTACVFYQASYEYLHYCMHVPQGRLIERLPYYRWLNDHHLQHHRKHFTNLNVFIPIADYVFGTRRSCARPDAVTITQKVGYLPKDRKPSRLALPRKMALETWMAMRFLQKRLFKYARFAGA, encoded by the coding sequence GTGAACTCTTTCACAGGCAGTGAATTGGTAATAGCTTTTATAGCGGCCTTTGCCGCCACGCTTGTATACGGAAGTTTCCTAGAATGGATCTTCCATCGCTACTTCATGCACCTGCCCACCTGGGGCGTCACCCACTTCTTCAAAGGCCATGCCAAAGTCCACCACAAAATTTATCAGGGCGACACGTCCTACGCTGTCGGCGACCGCGACCCCCAGGAAGTGACCCTGGCTTGGTGGGCCATGCCCATCATCCCCATCGTCCACATCCCCTTTATGATCGTCCTCTATTTCCAATTCGGCATGTCGGCGGCTGTAGGTATGTTCACCGCCTGCGTCTTCTACCAGGCCTCCTATGAGTACCTCCACTACTGCATGCACGTGCCACAAGGCCGATTGATTGAGCGCCTCCCATATTATCGATGGCTCAACGACCACCACCTCCAGCACCATCGAAAGCATTTCACCAACCTGAACGTGTTCATCCCCATCGCCGACTACGTCTTCGGAACACGACGCTCCTGCGCCCGGCCGGACGCGGTCACCATTACTCAAAAGGTCGGCTACCTCCCTAAAGATCGCAAGCCCTCCAGGCTGGCCTTGCCCAGGAAAATGGCCTTGGAGACATGGATGGCGATGCGGTTCCTCCAGAAGCGCCTTTTCAAGTACGCGAGGTTCGCTGGCGCCTAG
- a CDS encoding xanthine dehydrogenase family protein subunit M: MHPFEYIQPRSLKDASRLLADDPAHTRPIAGGTDLLSELKDGLLRPHRLISLASLKPLQTISYTSGAFRLGAAVTLTQIAHNPALAQAYPLIAQAASVTATPQIRNTATLGGNLCQRPRCWYYRHPLFRCLKKGGKVCYAVNGYNKNLAILGGAGCYIVHPSDLAPALIAAGASIEIHGTAGLRALSLEDFFVGPRQRMTQENVLSPGDLVAYVNLPSPMPNSRSVYLKARERQGEDFAMASVAALASLDRDTVRHARIVLGGVAPTPHRARRAEEILAGRRVSDIDPQHVGELAVAGARPMRDNAYKVTLAGNLVRSALDNLLGR, from the coding sequence ATGCACCCCTTCGAGTACATACAGCCTCGCTCCCTCAAGGACGCCTCCCGCCTCCTGGCCGACGATCCTGCCCATACACGGCCTATCGCCGGCGGCACTGACCTCCTCTCCGAACTCAAGGACGGCCTCCTCCGGCCCCACCGCCTTATCTCTCTTGCGTCTCTAAAACCTCTACAAACCATTTCATATACCAGCGGCGCCTTCCGATTAGGCGCTGCCGTCACCCTAACCCAAATCGCCCACAACCCAGCCCTCGCCCAGGCCTACCCCCTCATCGCCCAGGCCGCCTCCGTCACCGCCACGCCCCAAATCCGAAACACAGCTACCCTGGGCGGCAACCTCTGCCAGCGCCCTCGATGCTGGTACTATCGCCATCCTCTCTTTCGCTGCCTCAAGAAAGGCGGCAAGGTCTGCTATGCCGTCAACGGCTACAACAAAAACCTGGCCATCCTCGGCGGCGCGGGCTGTTACATCGTCCACCCCTCAGACCTCGCCCCCGCCCTCATTGCTGCCGGTGCGTCCATTGAAATTCACGGAACGGCTGGCCTTCGCGCCCTGTCCCTGGAGGACTTCTTCGTCGGCCCTCGGCAGCGCATGACCCAGGAAAACGTCCTCAGCCCAGGCGACCTCGTTGCCTATGTCAATCTCCCCTCGCCTATGCCCAACAGCCGCAGCGTCTATCTCAAAGCCCGGGAGAGGCAAGGGGAGGATTTCGCCATGGCTTCTGTCGCCGCCTTGGCGTCGCTGGATAGAGACACGGTCAGGCACGCTCGCATCGTCCTGGGAGGCGTGGCGCCCACCCCTCATCGCGCCCGAAGGGCGGAGGAGATTCTTGCGGGACGGCGCGTTTCAGATATAGACCCTCAGCACGTCGGCGAGTTGGCAGTGGCTGGCGCGCGGCCTATGCGCGACAACGCGTACAAGGTCACCCTGGCTGGCAATCTCGTCCGCAGCGCTCTCGACAATTTGCTAGGACGTTAA
- a CDS encoding 2,4-dihydroxyhept-2-ene-1,7-dioic acid aldolase, protein MKKNKIKEMWKQGKPGVMAWCATGNAYVAELMANAGYDGVVIDWQHGVGVSQENVVSCIQAIGNTDAVPMVRLPKNDPYYISYVLDAGAMGVIVPMVNSKDDAEKAGRSCRYAPRGIRSIAAVRPMLAYGMDDYVKNANDEVICLVMVETRTSLENVESIAKAPEIDGLYIGPSDLSLDMGVPLTGWANDERHVAAVNRIFKAAKDARVVACHHGAGPAESAKFIKMGSMMCQIGSDTRMLTASCAASLKAYREGIK, encoded by the coding sequence TTGAAGAAGAACAAGATTAAGGAGATGTGGAAGCAGGGGAAGCCGGGCGTCATGGCCTGGTGCGCCACGGGCAACGCCTACGTGGCCGAGCTTATGGCTAACGCGGGCTATGACGGCGTGGTCATCGACTGGCAGCATGGCGTCGGGGTCAGCCAGGAGAACGTGGTGTCCTGCATCCAGGCCATCGGCAACACCGACGCTGTGCCCATGGTTCGCCTGCCGAAGAACGACCCCTACTACATCTCCTACGTCCTCGATGCCGGCGCCATGGGCGTGATAGTGCCGATGGTGAACTCGAAGGACGACGCCGAGAAGGCGGGGCGGTCCTGCCGCTACGCGCCCAGGGGCATCCGCAGCATCGCCGCCGTCCGTCCGATGCTGGCCTATGGTATGGACGATTATGTTAAGAATGCCAACGACGAGGTTATCTGCCTGGTGATGGTGGAGACCAGGACGTCGCTGGAGAACGTCGAAAGCATTGCCAAGGCGCCGGAGATAGACGGGCTGTACATTGGCCCCAGCGACCTGTCGCTGGACATGGGGGTGCCCCTCACCGGCTGGGCCAACGACGAGCGGCACGTGGCGGCGGTGAACCGCATATTCAAGGCAGCTAAGGATGCCCGGGTGGTCGCGTGCCACCACGGCGCGGGGCCGGCGGAGTCGGCCAAGTTTATCAAGATGGGGTCGATGATGTGCCAGATAGGCAGCGACACGCGCATGTTGACCGCAAGCTGCGCCGCGTCGCTGAAGGCGTACCGAGAAGGAATAAAGTAG
- the rmuC gene encoding DNA recombination protein RmuC, translating into MEIVLMVALGAIAVGAIAFAVASRGRQSPPSTDNTSLLQLTQSLAWIQTELRGLTERLSGVEQYQRQANQGLSGTAEAIRQELSKAKTDLTELQANARARQQQEQQTAESIRRLESIIAGTQSKGSAGENILDAVFAKLPPEWQVRDYRVGNKAVEFGLRLPNGHILPVDSKWPATNLIEQFVASQDMAERQKLKSDIQRAVIAKAREVKKYVDPNLTVSFGVAAIPDAAYDLCAEIQVDSLKMNVAIISYSMFLPYLLLVFHTILKTSQSVDLQKMESYLQCSQQSLEAVREELEGRLPRAIKSLSNSRDDMALHLSKVRTSLISLQAASSPSQANQGLPPAAPLENREP; encoded by the coding sequence ATGGAAATAGTCCTGATGGTGGCCCTGGGGGCCATCGCCGTGGGGGCCATCGCCTTCGCTGTGGCGTCCAGGGGCAGGCAGTCACCGCCCTCCACTGACAACACGTCACTGCTTCAGTTGACTCAGTCCCTGGCATGGATTCAAACTGAGCTGCGGGGCCTCACGGAGCGGCTGTCCGGCGTGGAGCAGTACCAGCGGCAGGCCAATCAAGGCCTCTCCGGCACCGCCGAGGCCATCCGCCAGGAGTTGTCCAAAGCCAAGACGGACCTAACGGAGCTCCAGGCCAACGCCAGGGCGCGCCAGCAGCAAGAGCAGCAGACCGCTGAATCCATCCGCCGCCTGGAGTCCATCATCGCCGGCACCCAGTCCAAAGGCAGCGCCGGCGAAAACATCCTGGATGCCGTCTTCGCCAAGCTGCCGCCGGAATGGCAGGTGCGGGACTATCGCGTCGGCAACAAGGCTGTCGAATTCGGCCTGCGGCTGCCCAACGGCCACATCCTCCCCGTCGACAGCAAATGGCCCGCCACCAACCTCATCGAGCAGTTCGTGGCCAGCCAGGACATGGCCGAGCGGCAAAAGCTCAAGTCGGACATCCAGCGCGCCGTCATCGCCAAGGCCCGCGAGGTGAAAAAATACGTCGACCCCAACCTCACCGTGAGCTTCGGCGTCGCCGCCATACCGGACGCGGCCTACGACCTCTGCGCCGAGATCCAGGTCGATTCTCTCAAAATGAACGTCGCCATTATCAGCTACAGTATGTTCCTTCCTTATCTTCTGCTGGTGTTCCACACCATCCTCAAGACCTCCCAGAGCGTTGACTTGCAGAAAATGGAGTCTTACCTTCAATGCAGCCAGCAGAGCCTGGAAGCCGTGCGAGAGGAGTTGGAGGGCCGGCTGCCCAGGGCCATCAAGTCCCTTAGCAACTCCCGCGACGATATGGCCCTGCATCTCAGCAAAGTCCGGACCAGCCTCATAAGCCTCCAGGCCGCCTCCAGCCCATCGCAAGCCAATCAAGGTCTCCCTCCCGCCGCGCCCTTAGAAAATAGGGAACCATAA
- a CDS encoding type II toxin-antitoxin system HicB family antitoxin, whose protein sequence is MKVRVVIEYDSKVRGYAAYCPELPGCTSAGDTEEEALRNIKEAIALYLEPSPAKVTTKGKIFHVEIPI, encoded by the coding sequence ATGAAAGTACGCGTTGTAATTGAATACGACTCTAAGGTGAGGGGATACGCTGCATATTGCCCTGAGTTGCCTGGGTGTACTAGTGCAGGAGATACAGAAGAAGAGGCCCTCAGGAACATCAAAGAGGCCATTGCTCTGTACTTGGAGCCATCTCCAGCAAAGGTTACAACTAAGGGTAAAATCTTCCATGTAGAAATCCCTATCTAA
- a CDS encoding DUF1800 domain-containing protein, which produces MADKNVALMAHLMRRAGFGGTIEEIEARAKKGYEATVEELLDPEAHGIPPIDEAVMYRHEPCFEIGGGVPYNSQSHWMYRLINTPRPLEEKMVLFWHHVFATGASKLDHCVQMLAQMALFRKFGLSNYKTLLTEVSKNPAMIFWLDNNQNHKDAPNENWGRELLELFSMGQGNYTEKDVKEASRAFTGWTIAPSFPRNPYARFVWEFEYRPEDHDDGEKTFLGHKGRFNGDDIIDIICKQPATARFVARHMYNFFVADEVQVPSWLDIPPKDSVAINILASTLLESNWDIKQALRVLFNSDFFKDEKAWYAKVKSPIELVTSTMRLVGDYRNPKPDVMSIAVEPGYMGQSLLDPPSVEGWHTGQEWIDSGSLVRRINFVADRLGDTSLPGVRTIIDRLATKDTLTPEELLESCLYLLGIVRLEEGTRSELIQHLKAGGPIKRGKTEKEREAFATRVKEVLQLIAAAREYQFG; this is translated from the coding sequence ATGGCCGACAAGAATGTTGCGCTTATGGCTCACCTAATGCGACGCGCCGGTTTCGGCGGCACCATTGAAGAGATCGAGGCCCGAGCTAAGAAAGGCTACGAAGCCACCGTGGAGGAGCTTCTTGATCCCGAGGCCCACGGCATCCCGCCCATCGACGAAGCCGTCATGTACCGCCACGAGCCTTGCTTTGAAATCGGCGGCGGCGTGCCCTATAACAGCCAGAGCCACTGGATGTACCGGCTTATCAACACGCCCCGGCCTCTGGAAGAGAAGATGGTGCTCTTCTGGCACCACGTCTTCGCCACCGGCGCCTCCAAGCTGGACCACTGCGTTCAGATGCTGGCGCAGATGGCCCTGTTCCGAAAATTCGGCCTCAGCAATTACAAAACCCTGCTGACGGAAGTCTCCAAAAATCCGGCCATGATCTTCTGGCTGGACAACAACCAGAACCACAAGGACGCCCCTAACGAGAACTGGGGTAGGGAACTGTTGGAGTTGTTCTCCATGGGCCAGGGCAACTACACCGAGAAGGATGTGAAGGAGGCCTCCCGCGCCTTCACCGGCTGGACCATCGCCCCCAGCTTCCCCCGCAACCCCTACGCACGGTTTGTCTGGGAGTTCGAGTACCGGCCCGAGGACCATGACGACGGCGAAAAGACCTTCCTGGGCCACAAGGGCCGCTTTAACGGCGATGACATTATCGACATCATCTGCAAGCAGCCCGCCACGGCGCGATTCGTGGCGCGTCACATGTACAACTTCTTCGTCGCCGATGAAGTCCAGGTGCCGTCGTGGCTGGATATCCCCCCGAAAGACTCGGTGGCGATCAACATTCTCGCCTCCACCCTCCTAGAGTCCAACTGGGACATTAAGCAAGCCCTTAGAGTCCTCTTCAACTCGGACTTCTTCAAAGACGAGAAGGCCTGGTACGCCAAGGTCAAAAGCCCCATCGAGCTTGTTACCAGCACCATGCGTCTGGTCGGCGACTACCGCAACCCCAAACCCGATGTCATGAGCATCGCCGTGGAACCGGGGTATATGGGCCAGTCGCTGCTGGACCCGCCCAGCGTCGAAGGGTGGCACACCGGCCAGGAGTGGATCGACAGCGGGTCCCTGGTGCGCCGCATCAACTTCGTCGCCGACCGCCTGGGCGACACCAGCCTCCCCGGCGTCAGGACCATCATCGATAGGCTAGCCACAAAGGATACCCTCACGCCCGAGGAGCTATTGGAAAGCTGCCTGTACCTCCTCGGCATCGTCCGATTGGAAGAAGGCACCCGGTCTGAACTTATCCAGCACCTCAAGGCCGGCGGCCCCATCAAGCGCGGCAAGACCGAGAAAGAGCGGGAAGCCTTCGCCACCCGCGTCAAGGAAGTCCTCCAGCTCATCGCCGCCGCCCGCGAGTACCAGTTCGGCTAA
- a CDS encoding xanthine dehydrogenase family protein molybdopterin-binding subunit, with the protein MLGPAMAAPSLIGQSVPRHGLREKLTGQLRYAGDIKLPGMLHAAILRSPHPHAEIVSIDTSAALNLPGVHAILTPFDPESQRRIAPDLRVLDTRVRLVGDEIAAVAAEDEAAAQATLDLIKVQYKVLPFVTDAHEALKPGAPQLHPEGNLWSGKPMVVARGDVEEGFKQADIIFEETFRFNSHSPAPLEPRAALAAWEGGRLTVWKTSRGVHQDRDMLAQALGIPAASIHVVGPPLGAGYGNKDESRCSILAAILARKAQRPVRLEYSRYDEFVAGRVRHAADITIKVGVKRDGTIIAVSNRTVMNKGAYLASGNGVLRRSAQGSIYLYRCPNVRFEGWLAYTNRPTGGSYRGLGAPQGHFALEAMMDQVAESLGIDPLEFRLKNHVGPEGQPGRRQSPPDAIIDTQPVEGGVPFSSHGLRECLKRGAKAIGWKQREAWKKAAPKGTRRGAGVAMCIYRGGPGRDTSSKVTVHRDGRIQLITGVMDVGEGSHTVLPQMAAEALGSWFEDIELIAGDSDATPDAPITAGSTATFSAGLAVQKAANDIKQKLLEVASTLLESPAEELDIKKSRVFVKAQPSRSLSLKDLLRRMPDAAIESTATIVPGSKDYIINSFAAHFCQVEVDEATGHIKVVRYVAAHDSGRIINRNTALNQVEGGVSQMLGLALLEEVVTDEASGITLNGSFLEHKCPTISEYPDSMEVIFVETNDSLAPFGAKALGEPPSVPVAAAVANALHDATGLRFREVPITPDKVLKALAGRDV; encoded by the coding sequence ATGTTAGGTCCCGCCATGGCAGCCCCCTCCCTCATCGGCCAGTCCGTCCCTCGCCACGGCCTGCGGGAGAAGCTCACCGGCCAGCTCCGCTATGCCGGCGACATCAAGCTCCCCGGCATGCTCCACGCCGCCATCCTCCGCAGCCCCCACCCCCACGCCGAGATCGTGTCCATCGATACCTCCGCCGCCCTGAACCTCCCAGGCGTCCACGCCATCCTCACTCCCTTCGACCCCGAATCCCAGCGCCGCATTGCACCCGACCTGCGAGTCCTGGACACGCGTGTCCGTCTGGTCGGCGACGAGATCGCCGCCGTCGCCGCCGAAGACGAGGCCGCCGCCCAGGCCACCCTGGATTTAATCAAAGTCCAGTACAAAGTCCTCCCTTTCGTCACCGACGCCCATGAGGCCCTGAAGCCCGGCGCGCCGCAGCTTCACCCCGAGGGCAATCTATGGAGCGGCAAGCCTATGGTGGTGGCCCGTGGCGATGTGGAGGAGGGCTTTAAGCAGGCCGACATTATTTTTGAAGAGACCTTTCGATTTAACAGCCACTCGCCGGCGCCTCTGGAACCTCGCGCCGCCCTGGCCGCCTGGGAAGGCGGCCGCCTCACAGTCTGGAAGACCAGCCGCGGCGTCCACCAGGACCGCGACATGCTGGCCCAGGCCCTGGGCATCCCCGCCGCCAGCATACACGTCGTCGGCCCACCCCTGGGCGCGGGCTATGGGAACAAGGACGAGTCTCGATGCAGCATCCTCGCCGCTATCCTCGCCCGCAAGGCCCAACGGCCCGTCCGCCTCGAATATAGCCGCTACGACGAGTTTGTCGCCGGTCGAGTCCGTCACGCCGCCGACATTACTATCAAGGTCGGCGTCAAGCGCGACGGCACAATTATCGCCGTATCCAACCGCACGGTGATGAACAAGGGCGCATATCTGGCCTCGGGCAACGGCGTGCTGCGCCGCTCCGCCCAGGGTTCCATCTACCTCTACCGATGCCCCAACGTGCGCTTCGAGGGCTGGCTCGCCTACACCAACCGACCCACCGGCGGCTCCTACCGGGGCCTCGGCGCGCCCCAGGGCCACTTCGCCCTCGAGGCCATGATGGACCAGGTGGCCGAATCGCTAGGCATTGATCCCCTGGAGTTCCGGCTGAAAAACCACGTCGGCCCTGAAGGCCAGCCCGGCCGGCGCCAGTCCCCGCCCGACGCCATCATCGACACGCAGCCCGTCGAAGGAGGCGTCCCCTTCTCCAGCCACGGCTTGCGGGAATGCTTGAAGCGCGGCGCTAAGGCCATCGGCTGGAAGCAGCGCGAGGCTTGGAAGAAGGCCGCGCCGAAGGGCACGAGACGTGGCGCCGGCGTCGCCATGTGCATCTATCGAGGCGGCCCTGGCCGCGACACCTCATCCAAAGTCACCGTCCATCGAGACGGCCGCATACAACTCATAACCGGCGTCATGGACGTGGGCGAGGGTTCGCACACCGTCCTACCCCAGATGGCCGCCGAGGCCCTGGGCAGCTGGTTCGAGGATATAGAGCTAATCGCCGGCGATTCGGACGCCACCCCCGACGCGCCCATCACCGCCGGCTCCACCGCCACCTTCTCGGCAGGCCTCGCCGTCCAAAAAGCCGCCAATGATATTAAGCAAAAGCTGCTGGAAGTCGCCTCCACCCTCCTGGAATCGCCCGCCGAGGAGCTGGATATCAAGAAAAGCCGAGTTTTCGTCAAAGCCCAGCCGTCGCGAAGCCTATCGTTGAAAGACCTGCTGCGGCGAATGCCAGATGCCGCCATAGAGTCCACCGCCACCATCGTCCCCGGCAGCAAGGACTACATTATCAACTCCTTCGCCGCCCACTTCTGCCAGGTGGAGGTCGATGAGGCCACGGGACACATAAAAGTCGTCCGCTACGTCGCCGCCCACGACTCTGGCCGAATAATAAATCGAAACACCGCGCTGAACCAGGTGGAGGGCGGCGTTTCGCAGATGCTGGGCCTGGCGCTGCTGGAAGAAGTAGTCACCGACGAGGCCTCCGGCATCACCCTTAACGGCAGCTTCCTGGAGCACAAGTGCCCGACTATTTCCGAATACCCCGATTCTATGGAGGTCATCTTCGTCGAGACCAACGACTCGCTGGCCCCCTTCGGCGCCAAGGCGTTGGGCGAGCCGCCCAGCGTCCCCGTGGCCGCCGCCGTCGCCAACGCCCTCCACGACGCCACCGGCCTCCGCTTCCGCGAGGTGCCTATAACACCAGACAAGGTGCTGAAGGCGCTGGCGGGTAGAGACGTCTAA